Genomic segment of Cryomorphaceae bacterium:
GACTCGGAAGAGGAAGTACAGTTTGTGATTGAGCGCTGCGCTGAGATGGGTGTAAAAGCTGTAAAGTCTGAAGGATGGGCCAAGGGCGGTGAAGGCACCAGTAATCTTGCCCGCGCGGTGGTTGAGGCGGTTGAATCAGGTAAAAGCAACTTCAAGCCCTTGTACGACTGGAAACTTCCGGTGAAGGAAAAAATTGAAACCATTGCCCGCGAGATATACGGTGCAGATGGCGTGGATTACAGCAAAGAAGCAATGATTGGACTGCGACGCATTGATAAACTGGGTATTGAGCACCTGCCTGTGTGCATGGCCAAAACGCAGAAGTCGCTTTCTGACAACGAAAAACTGCACGGACGCCCCACCGGTTTTCGCATTACGGTGCGTGATTTTGAGTTTGCAACCGGTGCCGGATTTGTTATTCCGATTATCGGAAACATGATGCGTATGCCCGGCCTGCCCGCTGTACCCGCAAGCGAGGGCATGGACATTGACAGTGAAGGCCGCATCACAGGACTCTCGTGAAAAGGAGTGCCCGCTACGAAGGGCGGCTGCATCGAGCCGGAGAGCCCGAAAAAGCAGTACACGACGCGCTGGTTATTGAGCACCCCTTGCAAATCATCATCAATGGCGAGGCGCTGAGCATTACGATGCAAACACCTGGCGATGAGGTTGATTTGGTGCGCGGCTTGTTGTACAGCGAAGACATTTACCGCAATTCCAACGAACCCGACATTCAACTTATTCAAGGTAAAAACGAGCTGATTGACCGGGTTGAACTCATCATGGACCAATCACTTATGGGCGATGGCTACCGCAATTCGCGGCAACTGCTTTCGGTAGCTTCGTGCGGTATTTGCGGGCGAACGGAATTTATTGGAAGAAAGGGTTCACTGGAAAATGAAGCGGCCCTTTCTCCGGATGCCATTCACCAACTGTTTACCACGATGCGCAGCGGTCAAACCCTTTTCAGCGAAACCGGCGGCTGCCATGGTGCGGCCGTTTTTAACCGGCAAGGCCAGTTGCTGGTGGTTCGCGAGGACATTGGCCGACACAACGCGGTGGACAAAGCCATTGGGGCCCTGTTGCGCAGCGACCAACTTAAACAGGGCGCGATCATGCTGGTGAGTGGCCGGGTGAGTTACGAGATTGTTTCGAAGTGTTTTATGGCCGGCATTCCTCAACTGGCAGCGGTTTCTGCTCCTTCTAGTTTAGCAGTGGATTTTTCAAAAGAATTGGGTGTGGAGTTGCTGGCGTTTTGCAGGGATGGACGGGTGACGAGGTATGCTTGATAATTCAATACCTCAACATCTCCCCCAGCCCTTTCTTCATTTCATCGAGTTCCGAATCAGAAATCTTGCCGATACATTTCGTCAACCGGTCTTTTGAAACGCTGCGAATATGGAAAACCAGAACTTCTGAGGTTTTTTTCAACCCGTTTGCCTTATTGGACTTAAGCACTACATTGCCTTTGTAGTTTTTTACACTGGTTGTCAATGGACAAACAATCACCACTTTCAAACACTTGATCATCAGGTCACCGCTTAAAATCACTACCGGACGATGGCCCGCCTGTTCACTTCCCTTTACAGGGTTGAGTGAACAATACCAGATTTCGCCCTGCCTCATTTGGGTTGATCGGCGTTTTCGAGCTGACGGAAGTAATCTTCCATTCCCTCTTCGGCAATTTTCATTACATCCTCATCCTGAGCAGCGCGCTTGTAGGATTGGATATACTCCGCACGTGTAAGCTGATCGAGGTAGATGCGCAATGCTTTCTCGATTAAAGCATTTTTGGGCACAGAAAGCTTTTGCGCGTGCTCTGCGAGCAATTGGAGCAAATCATCTGGAAGTGAAGTGGTAAAGGTTGACATGATGCTTGTATATTTATGATTCAAAAATACGAATAAGAAATGTATTTCGCAAGTCTGATCCAAAATCAAAAAATTAGAAAGGTTGTACCAGAAACTGAACCAAAACTGGCGCGCGTTTGCAAATCGTGCCTCATACTGATCACATTATATGACCTATAGAATGATGTCTTAACTTAGAAAAAACATCAGCATAATTTCTACTCAATGTAATTTCTTTTCGCATCTGCGCCCCAGCCTGTCCGGCCAGGCAGGTTTGTGAAAATCATTCAAATTCCTTCAAAAAATGTAACTTCTAACCTTCACCCCAAATTATGCAAGAGAAGGAGCGCTTAGCTCCAAACTACCTGCCAGCCGGCAGGCGGGCCTGCACGCCGGCAGGCGGGCCTGCCCGCCATAAATACTTCAACTGGAGGCAGGCGGGCCTGCACGCCGGCAGGCGGGCCTGCCCGCCGGCAGGCGGGGAGAATCACTTTTTCAGTGCAGCGAAGCAATCCGTAAACGTATGTTTCTGTTTGTCGAATATGCAATTGGCCTTGCCAATGCATATTTTGGGTTTAAAAAAGTTACGAATCCGTAATGAAACCCGCTGCGCGCACAACTATCGCTGTCTCGTCCCTATTTTCTTTGCTTTACCGGTGAGCTTTGCGATAACGACCAGAGTACCGAGCAACATATTTTCAACAAATAGCGGCATACCACCTATGCGTTGTTCATCGCGGTATTTCCACATGATATAACCGAGTTCAGGCAAAAGCGAAAGGTCTTTCTGGCTACCGTTTTTGCTGATGGTTACCATGGCCATCTCGGTGATAAACCTTTGAAAATCGAGCGCGGGTTCCAATGTGATTCGGGTTTCAAGGGGCTCTACTTTACTGGCATTGTAAAAGGTGTGCACTGCACCCGGCGGAACCACGAATGACTCCCCGGGGCCGAGTATGACATCCTTGTGTCCTTTCATGCGCCCCACCATTGTTCCCGAGACTACATAGAAGGTTTCCTGTTGCTTTGTGTGAACATGAAAACCGGGGCCGGTGGTGTTGGGCGCCCAAACACTTTTGAAAGTTACGGATGGTGCTTTGTTGTCGGGGTCTCCGTAAAACACAAATACTTCTCCGTCTTTCTCGAGATTGAGAACGATTTCTTTGGAATTTACATCTGTTGGCATGGCTGTATGTTTATGGTTCAATACACACATCAAATGTATCTGTGTACAGCCGGCCAAAATTGTATTTATCGGACATTTTGAAAGTAGTGCCCTTCAATGGGGCCCATCAATTTGCGGTATTCACCCGGAGTCAGCCGGGTAAACTGTTTGAATGTTCTGATGAAGTGGGGTTGGTCAAAAAATCCCGCACTGTGCGCAATCTGCGAAAGGCTGAGGTTTGAACCATGCATAAGCCTTCTTGCTTTTAGGTACTTGAGGTACAGCAAGGTTTGTTCGCTATTCATTCCTGTTAGCTCTCGAAATTTACGTGTCAGGTGTCGAGGAGAATAACACAATGTATCCGATAAACCCGCAACGGATAATTCTGCAAGGCTTGCAAGTGAAAGTATCTCACCAAAGGCCTTTTCGCGCTTGCTCAAACGCGGACTGGCAGGCAGCAGCCATTGGGCAACGATGTCAATTCTTTTCTGAAAGGACGCTTCTTCGGCCAAACGATACCATAATTCGCTAATGGAAGCATTTACCAAAGCGAGGTCAATACAGGACGCTGCAAACTCTCCGGCCGGAACTCCAAACAGGTGGTACACCGATGAGGCATGGAAAACAACACCAAAAAGCGATTGATTTTCTGGAAGGTACAGCTTAATTGGGGCATGATGATAACCCTGCACAAAGCACTGGGGTAGAACAAACTCCTTGTTGTACAGGCTGGCCTTAAACGCTTGTTCAACTCCAAAATTGAAGATTACCTCAACCACACCCATGGGCACAATCACCTCCTGACAATAGGGGTTGAAGCGATCTATCTGCCATATCAACTGAACCATATCGCTCAGCGGCTCTGTTTGGGGAAAAAAGAGCAACGGATCATCTAAACCTTGTTTGAGGCCGCTCATGGTTGGTTTGCAAAAGGTATAGCAGAGCTCTGCAATGCACTACAAACATACAAAACCACTTAAGACCTGAACACCTCCGCTGCGCGATAGTGTTTTTACACTTTTCCCGGATCAGAAATTCAACTGAAACTGCAAACGCAGCAACCGACCGGCTTCGGTGTTCATCGGGTTGATGGCATTCTCAGCAGTTCTGCGCGAGATGGTGTACATGGCTACCAGCTCAAAGTTCTTGATGGGCTGCCATTCTACTCCAATTTCCAACTCCTGCACTCGGTGTTTGGTGGCGTCGCGTTCGTGCTTCTTCCCTCCTTCATAATAGTGGTAGCGCCCAAAGGGAAAAAACAACTGCTCACCCCATTCAAATTTGTAGCACAGCGTGGCATATCCTCCGTGCAGATCGCGCACATCAATGCGGTTCTCGGTTGGAATGTACTCAGGCCCCCGACCAATGTTGTACTCCGCCTGAATTCCAAAAGGCTGTGGATACAATACAAATGTGGCAGCCGCACGTTGATCTGTGTAGGCAAAGTCAGGATTGCCCTGCACACCTTCAGTAACGAATGGAAGCACCACTTCACCGGTGTAACCCTGAATACCGGGTTCAATAATCTGACCGTTGGCAAATTGAATGGGATAGGTAAAGCGCCCCACAGTGTGAAATTTCCGATTCAAGTCGGGCTGGTTGGCGGTTTGCCCGTTGAAAACACCGAAGCCCACCACGCCGTAATCGCCACTGTGCTTCAAGCCTTTTTGCTGAATTTCAGCAAAGAGTTTTCGGATCTTAAAAGGAGCCCAATAGAAGAAAACTCCAATGTCGCGCTCATTGGCCACGGCACTGTTCAAGCCGTCGTTTCGGTCGAGGGGAATACGGTTTTGGCTCGACTGAAGGTTCTCAAACCCAAAGGGCACCTTGCTCTGGCCTATCCTGAAACGAAACTCCTTTTTATTGTCTAATGCCAGATCAAAATAAGCATCACGGATTTGTGCAAACTGCTGCCTTCCGCCACCAGGCGATGAAGCAAAATCCGGCTGGATATAGAAATAGACCCGCTCGTGAACGTTACCAAAAAAGATGATCCGAATCCTTCGAAAAAAGAACCCTCCGTCTCCACCCCAGGAGCGATCGCATTGCTCGCATTGCAGATCCGGGTTGGTCTCGAACAAACGATTGTAACGCATCTGGGTGTAACCCCTGATATTGATTACATCGGTCCATTTTTTCTCAGGTAAAAAGGTGGCCGCCTCTTTTACCACTAACGTATCTTCAGGTTGCGCCGAAGTTGTTTGTACAGCCACCAGGGCTGCCAAAATGAGCCCAAAGGCTGCTGCGCGAAATGGATGCTTCAAAACCAATATGCTTTCCAAAATTCGGCCGCAAATGTGAATAAATTAAGGTTTGCATAACAATACAGAAGTATTGGTTTAATTCAATTGTAACCACTACTTAACTTTTTGGTAACATATCCGCTGTTTGCGTAACTTTTTGGAAACAATACCATAAATCACTATGAACTAAACGCACGCTAACATCTCTTTTTCTGCGTTTTACGAACTAAAAGAGAACAACAGCCTTACGTTAAGTCGGCTAAAAACCCGTCAAGAAGCGCGTCGTAATTCACTACCCATCAGTAGTTGATTCCCATTTTCTGGTAGATGAAATGCAGCAGCCATGCCGGCCCGATTAACAGAAATTTAAGGTCATCAATAAAGGAAGGCTTCTTCCCCTCAATCTGATGTCCGATGAACTGCCCCACCCATGCCAACACAAAGAGCGAGAGGTACGCGTAGAGGGCTGAATCGGGAAAGTTGAGATTTACCACCTTAACACCGTACAGCACCAACGCCGATATGGCCAGCATTCCTATAGCGACGGGGATAGACAATCTCAAAAAGAAAAGCACTCCTACCACAATGACCAGCGTTCCGAGGTGAAGGTAGGGTAACAACCCGGGGGCAACAGCAGTATCGGCACCGGCCAGCGGAATGAGAGAGAGCAGACCGATGATGGTGAAAAAGATGATAGGAACACATATCCAGTGTATGGCTTTGTTGGCCGGGTTCTGATGGCTTTCGCCGTACTTGTCGAACAATGGTTGTATTTTGCTTTGCATGGCTCTGTGGTTTTGTGGTTTTGTGCTACGAGCTAAATATAGCAAAAAAAATCTGAGCCCTACTCCGCAACACCTTGAAAATACTGCCAAAGCGGGTCATCGGGCACTGGAGCCACCCAACTTACAGGCTCCTTTTTCACCGGGTGTATCAAACTGAGTGCGCGGGCGTGTAAGTGAATACCACCGTTGGGATTGGAGCGGTCAAAGCCGTATTTCAGGTCGCCTTTGATGGGACACCCCATGGCTGCCAGTTGTACCCTGATTTGATGATGTCTCCCTGTTTCGGGCAGTATCTCCAGGAGGTAATAATCATTGCTTTTGGCAAGTAGCCTGTAATGCAGACGGGCTTCTTTGGAATCGCTACGCACTTCTTTGCTTACATAGCTCTTGTTTTGCTTCTCTACCTTGTAGAGCTGATGCACCAGCCTACCTTCATTTTGCGGCGGGGCTTGCTTTACCACAGCCCAATAGGTTTTCTGCACTTCGCGCGTGCTGAAAGACGCATTCAATCGCGGAAGTGCCTTGCTGGTACGGGCAAAAAGCACCAAACCACTCACGGGTCGGTCTAAGCGATGTACCACGCCACAGTACACATTACCCTGTTTGTTGTATTTGATTTTGAGATACTCCTTTATCACCTCGCTCAGCGGCATATCGCCTGTGTGATCGCCCTGCACAATATCTCCTGCGCGCTTGTTGACAGCAATCACATGGTTGTCTTCATACACCACCTGCAGATTCTGAGGTGTAGATCGCTAGGCTTTTCCGGCCATCAGTACTGTTCGCGCTCGTTGGGAAAGTCCACGTTTCGCACGTC
This window contains:
- the fdhD gene encoding formate dehydrogenase accessory sulfurtransferase FdhD; the protein is MKRSARYEGRLHRAGEPEKAVHDALVIEHPLQIIINGEALSITMQTPGDEVDLVRGLLYSEDIYRNSNEPDIQLIQGKNELIDRVELIMDQSLMGDGYRNSRQLLSVASCGICGRTEFIGRKGSLENEAALSPDAIHQLFTTMRSGQTLFSETGGCHGAAVFNRQGQLLVVREDIGRHNAVDKAIGALLRSDQLKQGAIMLVSGRVSYEIVSKCFMAGIPQLAAVSAPSSLAVDFSKELGVELLAFCRDGRVTRYA
- a CDS encoding type II toxin-antitoxin system PemK/MazF family toxin → MRQGEIWYCSLNPVKGSEQAGHRPVVILSGDLMIKCLKVVIVCPLTTSVKNYKGNVVLKSNKANGLKKTSEVLVFHIRSVSKDRLTKCIGKISDSELDEMKKGLGEMLRY
- a CDS encoding CopG family transcriptional regulator; this encodes MSTFTTSLPDDLLQLLAEHAQKLSVPKNALIEKALRIYLDQLTRAEYIQSYKRAAQDEDVMKIAEEGMEDYFRQLENADQPK
- a CDS encoding cupin domain-containing protein, which gives rise to MPTDVNSKEIVLNLEKDGEVFVFYGDPDNKAPSVTFKSVWAPNTTGPGFHVHTKQQETFYVVSGTMVGRMKGHKDVILGPGESFVVPPGAVHTFYNASKVEPLETRITLEPALDFQRFITEMAMVTISKNGSQKDLSLLPELGYIMWKYRDEQRIGGMPLFVENMLLGTLVVIAKLTGKAKKIGTRQR
- a CDS encoding AraC family transcriptional regulator, translating into MSGLKQGLDDPLLFFPQTEPLSDMVQLIWQIDRFNPYCQEVIVPMGVVEVIFNFGVEQAFKASLYNKEFVLPQCFVQGYHHAPIKLYLPENQSLFGVVFHASSVYHLFGVPAGEFAASCIDLALVNASISELWYRLAEEASFQKRIDIVAQWLLPASPRLSKREKAFGEILSLASLAELSVAGLSDTLCYSPRHLTRKFRELTGMNSEQTLLYLKYLKARRLMHGSNLSLSQIAHSAGFFDQPHFIRTFKQFTRLTPGEYRKLMGPIEGHYFQNVR
- a CDS encoding porin produces the protein MKHPFRAAAFGLILAALVAVQTTSAQPEDTLVVKEAATFLPEKKWTDVINIRGYTQMRYNRLFETNPDLQCEQCDRSWGGDGGFFFRRIRIIFFGNVHERVYFYIQPDFASSPGGGRQQFAQIRDAYFDLALDNKKEFRFRIGQSKVPFGFENLQSSQNRIPLDRNDGLNSAVANERDIGVFFYWAPFKIRKLFAEIQQKGLKHSGDYGVVGFGVFNGQTANQPDLNRKFHTVGRFTYPIQFANGQIIEPGIQGYTGEVVLPFVTEGVQGNPDFAYTDQRAAATFVLYPQPFGIQAEYNIGRGPEYIPTENRIDVRDLHGGYATLCYKFEWGEQLFFPFGRYHYYEGGKKHERDATKHRVQELEIGVEWQPIKNFELVAMYTISRRTAENAINPMNTEAGRLLRLQFQLNF
- a CDS encoding DUF962 domain-containing protein, which gives rise to MQSKIQPLFDKYGESHQNPANKAIHWICVPIIFFTIIGLLSLIPLAGADTAVAPGLLPYLHLGTLVIVVGVLFFLRLSIPVAIGMLAISALVLYGVKVVNLNFPDSALYAYLSLFVLAWVGQFIGHQIEGKKPSFIDDLKFLLIGPAWLLHFIYQKMGINY
- a CDS encoding RNA pseudouridine synthase — encoded protein: MQVVYEDNHVIAVNKRAGDIVQGDHTGDMPLSEVIKEYLKIKYNKQGNVYCGVVHRLDRPVSGLVLFARTSKALPRLNASFSTREVQKTYWAVVKQAPPQNEGRLVHQLYKVEKQNKSYVSKEVRSDSKEARLHYRLLAKSNDYYLLEILPETGRHHQIRVQLAAMGCPIKGDLKYGFDRSNPNGGIHLHARALSLIHPVKKEPVSWVAPVPDDPLWQYFQGVAE